One Chryseobacterium wanjuense genomic region harbors:
- a CDS encoding sensor histidine kinase, whose amino-acid sequence MQQQKLKISPAVIWVSSIFLGALSSVPQLASHAFNWKEAVVNSAITAAFSIMMWYLNIYMLNRNSGRKRQHISYSRLMIVLAFGMVIMFGLAWIQQLILSHINFGPAMLMVEVRGILINLVCYMFLTLLQNNYTGQQIQLELEKVKSDNLGAQFELLKQQINPHFLFNSLNTLKSMAETNDSETVDFVMKLSDFYRFTLESRKLDLITVQEEMKIVDSYLFLQKARFGEGITFTNELNSEVLKTLIPPFTLQLLVENCIKHNIVSQSKPLHIKIYNSEDKIIIENPIQKKMATEDSLGVGLDNVKLRYKHLLEKEIEINSDEKIFQIKLPFIHEYHHH is encoded by the coding sequence ATGCAACAACAAAAACTCAAAATTTCGCCGGCTGTAATCTGGGTAAGTTCCATATTTTTAGGGGCTTTATCATCCGTTCCGCAGCTAGCTTCCCACGCTTTCAACTGGAAAGAAGCGGTTGTAAACTCTGCCATCACCGCAGCTTTTTCCATCATGATGTGGTATCTCAACATCTATATGCTCAACCGGAATTCCGGCAGAAAAAGGCAACATATTTCTTACTCAAGATTAATGATCGTTTTGGCTTTCGGGATGGTCATTATGTTTGGCCTGGCCTGGATTCAGCAACTTATTTTATCGCACATCAATTTTGGTCCGGCCATGCTCATGGTCGAGGTTAGAGGAATTTTGATCAACTTGGTCTGCTATATGTTTTTAACGTTGCTTCAAAATAATTATACCGGTCAACAAATTCAATTGGAGCTTGAAAAAGTGAAAAGCGATAACCTGGGAGCGCAATTTGAATTATTAAAACAACAGATCAATCCGCATTTTCTTTTTAACAGTTTAAATACCTTAAAATCAATGGCTGAAACGAATGATTCCGAAACGGTTGACTTCGTTATGAAACTTTCTGATTTTTACCGCTTTACATTAGAAAGCAGAAAATTAGACCTCATTACTGTTCAAGAAGAAATGAAAATCGTCGATTCGTATCTTTTTCTACAAAAAGCCCGTTTTGGTGAAGGAATTACTTTTACCAATGAATTAAATAGCGAAGTTTTAAAAACATTAATTCCTCCTTTTACCTTACAATTATTAGTTGAAAACTGTATTAAACATAATATTGTTTCACAAAGCAAACCTTTACACATCAAAATTTACAACTCCGAAGATAAGATTATCATTGAAAATCCTATTCAAAAGAAAATGGCGACAGAAGATTCTCTGGGGGTCGGACTAGACAATGTAAAATTGCGCTACAAACATCTGCTGGAAAAGGAAATAGAAATAAATTCAGACGAAAAAATCTTTCAAATAAAACTACCATTCATCCATGAATATCATCATCATTGA